In the genome of Persephonella sp. KM09-Lau-8, one region contains:
- a CDS encoding ABC transporter ATP-binding protein yields MINKTKDREAPVLSVRNLKVFFHTDNQVIEALKGISFDLYRNEILALVGESGSGKSVTCHSILNLLPKYAEVSGEILFNKNSNTYENLLDLNKEKLRDIRGNKISMVFQEPSAVLNPLLKIGDQIVEAILAHNKISEEEAKKLALKAMEKARIPQSERRFNQYPHELSGGLKQRVAIAIAIANNPSVLLADEPTTALDVTVAAQILKLFKELKENLNMGILLITHDLGVVAEIADRVLVIYKGEIVEEGDVFSIFDNPKHEYTKKLLSSRPSIERVISS; encoded by the coding sequence ATGATAAACAAAACTAAGGACAGGGAAGCCCCTGTCCTTTCTGTAAGAAACTTAAAAGTATTCTTTCATACTGACAATCAGGTTATAGAAGCTCTCAAAGGTATATCTTTTGATTTATACAGGAATGAAATTCTTGCTCTTGTTGGAGAATCAGGTTCAGGCAAAAGTGTGACCTGCCACTCAATACTTAACCTCCTTCCTAAATATGCAGAAGTTTCAGGAGAAATCCTGTTCAACAAAAACAGTAATACCTATGAAAATCTACTTGATTTAAATAAAGAAAAATTAAGAGATATTCGGGGAAATAAAATATCAATGGTTTTTCAGGAGCCTTCTGCTGTTTTAAATCCCTTACTGAAAATAGGAGACCAGATTGTTGAAGCAATTCTTGCCCATAATAAAATATCTGAAGAAGAAGCCAAAAAACTTGCTCTGAAAGCTATGGAAAAGGCCAGAATTCCACAATCAGAAAGAAGATTCAATCAATATCCCCATGAACTCTCAGGCGGATTAAAACAAAGGGTTGCAATTGCAATTGCCATAGCAAATAATCCTTCTGTATTGCTGGCTGACGAACCAACGACAGCCCTTGATGTCACCGTTGCAGCCCAGATACTTAAACTTTTCAAGGAATTAAAAGAAAATTTAAACATGGGAATTTTGCTTATTACCCATGACCTTGGTGTTGTTGCAGAGATTGCAGACAGGGTTCTTGTTATTTACAAAGGAGAAATTGTTGAGGAAGGGGATGTATTTTCAATATTTGATAACCCAAAACATGAATATACAAAAAAGCTCTTATCTTCCCGTCCTTCTATAGAAAGGGTTATTTCTTCTTAA
- a CDS encoding HepT-like ribonuclease domain-containing protein, translated as MLDIQLLNQKVSKLILFLKKADKILKSGKDTFISTPIYPDRVQYYLISGYNELEEIACHLLKEITGEKTKGHCVEKLANQQVFSEKINRVLIDYHNYIQSIMEEKFSLSPEELYVVAKEITDTLINLFIKELAAVVKELKARQPELAIPVNLKKVEEQAKAVKSAVRKISNFLNFPEEEFVKTPLFIDRARYFAVVLIDSSLWVCRHIVRKLGEKAGKGKDCIDKLNQLGIISENTAVKMGEIIQYRDIFADPTAEFDPHKLYRLLKENLPAFLDFVKEIAKAIFKKK; from the coding sequence ATGCTTGATATACAACTGCTTAACCAGAAAGTTAGTAAGCTGATCTTATTCTTAAAAAAAGCTGACAAAATTCTGAAATCCGGTAAAGATACATTTATTTCAACTCCTATATATCCTGACAGAGTTCAGTATTATCTTATTTCCGGTTATAACGAGCTTGAGGAAATAGCCTGTCATCTACTCAAAGAAATAACAGGAGAAAAAACAAAAGGACATTGTGTTGAAAAACTGGCCAATCAGCAAGTTTTTTCAGAAAAAATCAATAGAGTTTTAATTGATTATCACAATTATATCCAAAGCATTATGGAAGAAAAATTTTCTCTATCCCCTGAGGAGTTATATGTTGTAGCAAAAGAGATAACAGATACTCTTATAAATCTTTTTATCAAAGAATTAGCTGCAGTAGTAAAAGAGCTTAAAGCAAGACAACCTGAGCTGGCAATACCTGTTAACCTGAAAAAAGTTGAAGAACAGGCAAAGGCAGTAAAATCTGCAGTTAGAAAAATATCTAACTTCCTGAATTTCCCAGAAGAAGAGTTTGTTAAAACCCCGCTTTTTATTGACAGGGCAAGATATTTTGCTGTAGTCCTGATAGACAGTAGTTTATGGGTATGCAGACATATTGTTAGAAAACTGGGAGAAAAAGCCGGAAAAGGAAAGGATTGTATTGATAAACTAAATCAGCTTGGGATAATATCTGAGAATACTGCAGTTAAAATGGGTGAGATAATTCAATACAGGGATATATTTGCAGACCCAACAGCAGAATTTGACCCCCATAAACTATATAGATTACTTAAGGAAAATCTTCCTGCATTCCTTGATTTTGTCAAAGAAATAGCAAAGGCAATTTTTAAGAAGAAATAA